A single Candidatus Liberibacter asiaticus DNA region contains:
- a CDS encoding UTP--glucose-1-phosphate uridylyltransferase, whose product MGSLKKVRKAVFPIAGLGMRFFPISKVIPKEMLAIVDRPVIQYVIEEALEAGLTDFVFVTGRGKGLIKDYFDIQFELEQSLRKRNKKAELTLLAESIPSIGNAVFTWQYERKGLGHAVWCARNIIGDNPFALLLPDMIMSPLEGENCMANMIKLYEKEGANILAVSECDPQLSCKYGMVQVGKAIDHQVFHISDMIEKPDSSTFISNFFINGRYILHPDIFSILNDWKENEGKGEIQLTDSMRKLSERHDFLAYHFKGHTYDCGSKKGFVLANIAFALARQDIRSDIETDLKTLVSALK is encoded by the coding sequence ATGGGTTCATTGAAAAAGGTTCGAAAGGCGGTTTTCCCTATTGCGGGTTTGGGGATGCGTTTTTTTCCTATTTCTAAGGTGATTCCTAAAGAAATGTTAGCGATAGTCGATAGACCTGTTATCCAATATGTTATAGAGGAAGCCTTGGAAGCTGGATTAACAGATTTTGTGTTTGTTACGGGGCGTGGGAAAGGTTTGATCAAGGATTATTTTGATATTCAATTTGAACTGGAACAATCCCTCAGAAAACGCAATAAAAAAGCGGAATTAACCTTGCTCGCAGAATCTATTCCTTCGATTGGGAATGCTGTATTTACGTGGCAATATGAGAGGAAGGGATTGGGGCATGCGGTATGGTGTGCGCGAAATATTATTGGAGATAATCCCTTTGCTTTGTTGCTTCCTGATATGATTATGTCTCCTTTAGAAGGAGAAAATTGTATGGCCAATATGATCAAATTATATGAAAAAGAAGGTGCAAACATTTTAGCTGTTTCAGAATGCGATCCTCAATTATCTTGTAAGTATGGGATGGTTCAGGTGGGTAAAGCAATCGATCATCAAGTTTTTCATATATCCGATATGATTGAGAAGCCAGATTCTAGCACGTTTATTTCAAATTTTTTTATTAATGGTCGTTATATTTTACATCCCGATATTTTCAGCATTTTGAATGATTGGAAGGAAAACGAAGGTAAGGGTGAAATTCAGCTTACGGATTCTATGCGCAAGTTATCTGAAAGACACGATTTCTTGGCATATCATTTCAAAGGGCATACATATGATTGTGGCTCGAAAAAAGGATTCGTTTTGGCAAATATCGCTTTCGCTCTTGCAAGACAAGATATTCGTTCTGATATAGAAACTGATTTGAAAACGCTTGTATCTGCATTAAAATAA
- a CDS encoding disulfide bond formation protein B: MIKSLLSTLANIPLPRIILLNISGVIVCFLMIQHVGGYPPCDLCIQEQKIYYFGFLIALVADLSTRNHNSYWSTRLLLMTLGLLMFFNMTISVIHVGIECGIWEKNAICMNNSKIESITSTVDLLTQMEQENIPSCNKTTLYVLGLSLAFWNIIVSFFLSFITSIAMLKISRKK, translated from the coding sequence GTGATTAAATCGTTATTATCCACATTAGCAAATATACCACTCCCAAGAATCATCTTGTTAAACATTTCGGGAGTAATTGTTTGCTTTTTAATGATTCAGCACGTTGGAGGATATCCCCCTTGTGATCTTTGTATACAAGAACAAAAAATTTATTATTTTGGATTTCTGATTGCTCTAGTAGCAGATCTATCCACCCGAAACCACAACTCATATTGGAGTACTCGTTTATTACTGATGACACTCGGACTGCTGATGTTTTTTAATATGACTATCAGCGTGATTCACGTAGGAATTGAGTGCGGGATATGGGAAAAAAATGCGATCTGCATGAATAATTCTAAGATTGAATCAATTACAAGCACGGTAGACCTACTGACACAAATGGAACAAGAAAATATCCCATCTTGTAATAAAACAACCTTATATGTTCTGGGATTATCTCTAGCATTTTGGAACATCATTGTAAGCTTTTTTCTCTCTTTTATTACTAGCATAGCTATGCTAAAAATATCTCGAAAGAAATAA
- a CDS encoding YihY/virulence factor BrkB family protein, with protein MREYFCIVFDIIYDAIEHFVEEDGWAMASHISLSALLSVFPFIVFGANLAGFLGAHQFVPTVIDVVFGAWPEVIAKPITDEILQVLAVPAKGLFTISALAAAYFSSNGVEALRISLNRAYRVVEMRSWYITRLISFGYVLLASVTLVIMSFVFVAIPLALAYVRKFFPALGNLLLIIWNGRIYATMLALFIGLIFVHLFLPAAKSKIMSILPGVIFTWISWVVGAVLFTHYIVTFSTYSTMYAGLASIMTCLVFLYMLGVFFILGAELNASMIIYYWRKKP; from the coding sequence ATGCGAGAATATTTTTGCATCGTCTTTGATATTATTTATGATGCTATTGAGCATTTTGTGGAAGAAGATGGCTGGGCTATGGCTAGTCATATTTCACTCTCAGCGTTGTTGTCGGTATTTCCATTTATAGTGTTTGGTGCAAATTTAGCTGGTTTTTTAGGGGCACATCAGTTCGTGCCAACTGTTATTGATGTTGTTTTTGGTGCGTGGCCTGAAGTGATTGCAAAACCGATTACGGACGAAATTTTGCAAGTATTGGCAGTGCCGGCCAAGGGACTGTTTACTATTTCGGCTTTAGCTGCGGCATATTTTTCCTCTAATGGCGTTGAGGCATTGCGCATTTCTCTTAATCGAGCGTATCGTGTAGTCGAAATGAGATCTTGGTATATCACTCGTTTGATAAGTTTTGGATATGTGCTTCTTGCATCTGTTACATTAGTTATAATGAGTTTTGTTTTTGTAGCGATTCCATTGGCATTGGCATATGTACGAAAATTTTTTCCTGCTTTGGGAAATCTTTTGCTAATAATCTGGAATGGGAGGATATATGCTACAATGTTGGCTTTATTTATCGGGCTTATTTTTGTTCATCTTTTTTTGCCCGCGGCAAAGAGTAAGATTATGAGTATTCTACCCGGAGTCATTTTTACATGGATTAGTTGGGTAGTAGGAGCCGTGTTATTTACACACTATATTGTCACTTTTTCCACATATTCTACAATGTATGCGGGCTTAGCTTCTATTATGACATGTTTAGTTTTTCTTTATATGTTGGGAGTTTTTTTCATTCTTGGTGCTGAGTTAAATGCTTCTATGATCATATATTATTGGCGTAAGAAGCCGTAA
- a CDS encoding electron transfer flavoprotein subunit beta/FixA family protein, which yields MKILVPIKGVINYNTKVRIKNDYSGIETENTKISMNPFDEIALEESLQLREKGIATEVIVVSIGSCKVEEVLKNSLAMGADRGILIESNETLEPLSIAKILREIVKKENPIIVIAGKQTTDNESNQTGQMLAALMRWPQATFVSNIKIIDNHAIVTREVGHGTMTMETPLPAVITVDLNLNEPRYISLPNIIKARKKRIEKKKATDFAIDLTPRLKVLRFEENRAERKGLRLYSTTKLIEILKSKHDLL from the coding sequence ATGAAGATACTCGTACCTATTAAAGGGGTCATAAATTACAATACGAAGGTACGTATAAAAAATGATTACTCTGGTATTGAGACAGAAAATACGAAGATATCAATGAACCCTTTTGATGAGATCGCACTTGAAGAATCCCTACAGTTAAGAGAAAAAGGAATAGCAACTGAAGTTATAGTAGTGTCCATAGGATCCTGCAAAGTTGAAGAAGTTCTCAAAAATTCTTTGGCTATGGGAGCAGATAGAGGTATCCTTATTGAAAGCAATGAAACGCTTGAACCATTGTCGATAGCAAAAATTCTTCGTGAGATAGTAAAAAAGGAAAATCCCATAATAGTCATTGCTGGCAAACAAACTACTGACAATGAATCAAATCAAACCGGACAAATGTTGGCAGCATTAATGCGATGGCCTCAAGCGACATTCGTTTCCAATATAAAGATTATTGACAACCACGCAATCGTCACCCGTGAAGTAGGTCATGGCACTATGACTATGGAAACCCCCTTACCGGCAGTGATCACAGTAGATCTTAATCTCAACGAACCTCGTTATATCTCTTTGCCAAATATCATTAAGGCACGTAAAAAACGTATTGAAAAGAAAAAAGCCACTGATTTTGCAATCGACTTGACACCTCGTCTAAAAGTTCTCAGATTCGAAGAAAATCGAGCAGAAAGAAAGGGCTTAAGGCTATATTCTACTACAAAACTCATTGAAATATTGAAGAGTAAACATGACTTATTGTGA
- a CDS encoding electron transfer flavoprotein subunit alpha/FixB family protein yields the protein MTYCDMPVLLLADYNQENLSEQTARIVTAAQKISHDIHVLVLGDNIENIAQQAARIQGVTQVIVAQSTIFRHKLAGPVSDFVVSIARDYKTIMASANAMGKDILPRVAAMLDVMQVSEVIEIISPKIFKRPSYTGNIIQTIETTDTYQIITIRAIAFPPAPKAEKVASIHKISAEVLEKYISNTRFIKEERTSLSPTDLSSAKIVISGGKSFGSMENFHKLLLPLAKKLGAAIGATRDAVDAGFAPNDWQIGQTGVTVSPELYIAAGISGAIQHISGMKDSKVIVSINTDENAPIFKISDYFIVGDIFKILPEIEKNL from the coding sequence ATGACTTATTGTGACATGCCAGTACTTTTATTGGCGGATTATAATCAAGAAAATTTATCAGAACAAACCGCAAGAATCGTCACAGCTGCTCAAAAGATCAGTCATGATATCCATGTGTTAGTCTTAGGAGATAATATTGAAAATATTGCTCAACAAGCCGCAAGAATCCAGGGCGTTACTCAAGTTATTGTTGCGCAAAGCACCATTTTTCGACACAAACTTGCCGGTCCTGTCAGCGATTTTGTCGTTTCCATTGCAAGAGATTACAAAACAATCATGGCTTCTGCCAATGCAATGGGGAAAGATATATTGCCGCGCGTTGCCGCCATGTTAGATGTCATGCAAGTATCTGAAGTCATTGAAATTATCTCTCCTAAAATCTTTAAAAGACCATCATATACGGGAAATATTATTCAAACCATTGAAACAACTGATACTTATCAAATTATAACAATCCGTGCGATAGCATTTCCACCTGCACCAAAAGCAGAAAAAGTTGCTTCTATTCACAAAATTTCTGCGGAAGTTCTAGAGAAATACATTTCTAACACACGTTTCATTAAAGAAGAAAGGACCTCCCTCAGCCCAACGGATCTCTCTTCCGCAAAAATTGTCATATCAGGAGGAAAATCTTTCGGCTCTATGGAAAATTTTCACAAATTACTTCTTCCATTAGCGAAAAAACTCGGAGCAGCTATAGGAGCTACTCGCGATGCGGTAGATGCAGGTTTCGCACCTAATGACTGGCAAATCGGACAAACGGGAGTCACAGTATCCCCAGAGCTTTATATTGCAGCAGGAATATCCGGTGCTATTCAACATATATCAGGTATGAAAGATTCTAAAGTGATTGTATCCATAAACACAGATGAAAACGCTCCTATTTTCAAAATTTCTGATTATTTCATTGTTGGAGATATTTTTAAAATTTTACCAGAAATAGAAAAAAATCTGTAA